A genomic stretch from Sulfurimonas sediminis includes:
- the tsf gene encoding translation elongation factor Ts, which yields MAAVTAAMVKELRQATDAPMMDCKKVLVEADGDMEKAKELLKERGIAKAAKKADRVAAEGLVGLKMADDNSKASVVEVNSETDFVAQNEGFQNLVKDTAEEVYNNQPADVDALMASEFGAKFTETVTKIGEKIEVRRFGTLTAAPDEALNAYIHSNSRIAVIVKAKCDSEKTAECMKDTLKQIAMHASAMKPTTLSYKDFDPEYVASETQGRIEALKKENEELKRLGKPLKNVPKYISMMQLTDEVMKQAEADIKAELLAEGKPEKILDKIIPGKIARFILDNTLLDQEQALLDQQYVLDDKLTVAQAVEKAAKACGGTAEITEFIRLEVGEGIEKKEDDFAAEVAAQMS from the coding sequence ATGGCAGCAGTTACAGCAGCAATGGTAAAAGAGTTGCGTCAGGCAACAGACGCACCGATGATGGATTGTAAAAAAGTTTTAGTTGAAGCTGACGGCGATATGGAAAAAGCAAAAGAGCTTTTAAAAGAGAGAGGAATTGCAAAAGCAGCGAAAAAAGCTGACAGAGTTGCGGCTGAAGGTCTTGTTGGACTTAAAATGGCTGATGACAACTCGAAAGCTTCTGTTGTTGAAGTAAATTCTGAAACAGATTTCGTTGCACAAAACGAAGGATTCCAAAATCTTGTAAAAGATACGGCAGAAGAGGTATATAACAATCAGCCTGCTGATGTTGATGCGCTTATGGCAAGTGAATTCGGTGCCAAGTTTACAGAAACTGTCACGAAAATCGGTGAAAAAATCGAAGTACGCCGTTTTGGTACACTGACAGCTGCACCGGATGAGGCATTAAATGCATATATCCACTCAAACAGCCGTATAGCTGTTATTGTAAAAGCAAAATGTGACAGTGAAAAGACTGCGGAGTGTATGAAAGATACATTGAAGCAAATTGCTATGCATGCATCGGCTATGAAACCGACAACACTCAGCTATAAAGATTTTGATCCTGAGTATGTTGCAAGTGAAACACAGGGTCGTATTGAGGCACTGAAAAAAGAGAATGAAGAGCTCAAAAGACTCGGAAAGCCTCTGAAAAATGTACCAAAATACATCTCTATGATGCAACTCACTGATGAAGTGATGAAACAGGCTGAGGCTGACATCAAAGCAGAATTGCTTGCAGAGGGAAAACCTGAGAAGATTTTAGACAAAATCATTCCTGGTAAAATTGCCCGTTTTATTTTAGACAATACACTGCTTGATCAGGAACAGGCACTTTTAGACCAGCAATATGTTTTGGATGACAAATTAACTGTGGCACAGGCAGTTGAAAAAGCAGCAAAAGCATGTGGCGGTACTGCCGAAATTACTGAATTTATTCGCCTTGAAGTAGGTGAAGGAATTGAGAAAAAAGAAGACGACTTCGCAGCAGAAGTTGCAGCACAAATGAGCTAA
- a CDS encoding NAD(P)/FAD-dependent oxidoreductase encodes MSINNYNKIIVIGGGYGGLRAVENLAKDKNNQITLLDKNAYHFMQTDVYELIANEKDFAKVSVDLFTYCSGFEGNVSFYKQEVENIDFENKKVITDTQRFSYVYLIIAVGARTKFVKSIQGLKEYAHGVKALHRAMYFKQKFEMSLFKKVQESGVTCKALSIVVAGAGLSGVEIAAQMASYAKEFYCENNFLCRKLNIVLVSSSKQILKGLDDFLVEKSHKRLLDLEVVIKSEARVISLTQESVTLSNGETIPMDFMIFAGGIEPNGLIYKLDLPKNERGFLNINEYLQAGSKKEVFAIGDCATLYNKGELIAPTADVAEQMAELCSENIMRMGTNKKLKAHDIRSRGMLIALGRRYAVGKISNIYISGFVAFIMKKLIEKVYFIKLDRRSKKGCDKIFNA; translated from the coding sequence ATGAGTATAAATAATTATAATAAAATCATTGTTATAGGCGGCGGTTATGGCGGGCTTCGGGCTGTTGAAAATCTTGCAAAAGACAAAAACAACCAAATTACGCTCTTAGACAAGAATGCCTATCACTTTATGCAGACAGATGTTTATGAGCTTATTGCAAATGAAAAAGATTTTGCAAAAGTGAGCGTCGATCTTTTTACCTACTGCAGTGGATTTGAAGGAAATGTCAGTTTCTACAAACAAGAAGTCGAAAATATTGACTTTGAAAATAAAAAAGTCATTACTGATACACAACGGTTTTCTTATGTTTATCTTATTATAGCTGTGGGTGCACGGACAAAGTTTGTTAAAAGTATCCAGGGTCTCAAAGAGTATGCACACGGAGTCAAGGCCTTGCATCGTGCGATGTATTTTAAACAAAAGTTTGAAATGTCACTGTTTAAAAAAGTACAGGAGAGCGGTGTTACATGTAAGGCTTTGAGTATTGTGGTTGCCGGTGCAGGACTGAGCGGTGTTGAAATAGCCGCACAGATGGCATCATATGCAAAAGAGTTTTATTGTGAAAATAATTTTTTATGCAGAAAACTAAACATAGTCCTTGTCAGTTCATCAAAGCAGATACTCAAAGGTTTGGATGATTTTTTGGTTGAAAAGTCTCACAAAAGATTGTTGGATCTTGAAGTCGTTATAAAATCAGAGGCAAGAGTAATCTCTTTGACACAAGAGAGTGTTACACTGAGCAACGGAGAAACTATACCTATGGATTTTATGATTTTTGCCGGAGGAATTGAGCCAAACGGACTCATCTATAAACTTGACTTACCGAAAAACGAAAGGGGTTTTTTAAATATCAATGAGTATCTGCAGGCAGGTTCAAAAAAAGAGGTTTTTGCCATAGGTGACTGTGCCACTTTGTATAATAAAGGTGAATTAATAGCGCCTACAGCGGATGTTGCTGAGCAGATGGCAGAGCTGTGCAGTGAAAATATTATGCGTATGGGCACAAACAAAAAGCTCAAAGCACATGATATCCGTTCACGCGGTATGCTGATTGCCCTGGGACGCAGGTATGCAGTAGGAAAAATTTCCAATATATATATCAGCGGATTTGTGGCATTTATTATGAAAAAACTTATTGAAAAAGTCTATTTTATAAAGTTGGACAGGCGTTCAAAAAAAGGCTGTGATAAAATTTTTAATGCTTAA
- a CDS encoding ABC transporter ATP-binding protein, translating to MNLLSAKNLSHSFEYELFSDVSLSLESNESIAIIGMSGSGKSTLLHLLSTLLKPDKGTVTLFGKETASMSKKELTLIKRNKLGIVFQSHYLFKGFTAYENLEVAQILSQKEIDNSLIKDLEIEQCMHQKVTELSGGQQQRVSIARVLTKKPSIIFADEPTGNLDNKTAAEVMKLFFDYCQENDAGMILVTHDNNLANMCKRVYKLEDKALKPIK from the coding sequence ATGAATCTATTATCTGCCAAAAATTTATCACACTCATTTGAATATGAGCTTTTTTCTGACGTTTCGCTCTCACTTGAAAGTAATGAAAGTATTGCTATTATCGGGATGAGCGGGAGCGGAAAGTCTACATTGCTACATCTTTTGTCTACTCTTTTGAAACCGGACAAGGGAACTGTTACGCTTTTTGGAAAAGAGACAGCCTCTATGAGTAAAAAAGAGCTGACGCTTATAAAACGAAACAAGCTCGGTATAGTTTTTCAATCCCATTATCTTTTTAAAGGCTTTACCGCCTATGAAAACCTTGAAGTTGCCCAAATTCTTTCACAAAAAGAGATAGACAACAGTTTAATCAAAGATTTGGAAATCGAGCAGTGCATGCACCAAAAAGTTACAGAACTCTCAGGCGGACAGCAACAGCGTGTCTCTATAGCAAGGGTTTTAACCAAAAAACCTTCCATAATATTTGCCGATGAGCCGACAGGAAATCTTGACAATAAAACGGCTGCGGAAGTAATGAAACTTTTTTTTGATTATTGTCAGGAGAATGATGCCGGTATGATACTTGTAACACATGACAATAATCTGGCCAACATGTGTAAACGCGTCTATAAACTTGAAGACAAAGCATTGAAACCAATTAAATAA
- the fliR gene encoding flagellar biosynthetic protein FliR, which produces MGWTQILNETNVVAFLLLFFRFAGLFIAVPIFNHQNIPMNIKATMAFFFTVVFYSSMPPLHISIDVPSVIIAVLGELLLGLSVGVVLQLAYNVITFAGGQISFMMGFSMASAIDPQSGISMPIISQFLSLMGLMILLVLNLHHWMLLFVDHSLKTVPLGGFMMSKDLFHYIMHATSNMFLVGFIIAFPVIALSWLADVIFGMLMKTMPQFNLLVIGFPIKIMVAFVVLIATFTAIMLILKGEIQEAFNSLEILF; this is translated from the coding sequence GTGGGATGGACACAGATACTTAACGAAACGAATGTTGTAGCTTTTCTTTTGCTTTTTTTTCGTTTTGCCGGATTGTTTATTGCTGTGCCTATTTTTAATCATCAAAATATTCCGATGAATATCAAAGCAACCATGGCTTTTTTCTTTACAGTCGTTTTTTACTCTTCTATGCCTCCTCTGCATATAAGTATTGATGTCCCTAGTGTTATCATCGCTGTACTGGGTGAACTTTTGCTGGGTCTGTCAGTAGGAGTTGTATTGCAGCTTGCCTATAATGTCATTACTTTTGCAGGAGGGCAAATATCTTTTATGATGGGCTTTTCGATGGCAAGTGCTATTGATCCGCAGTCGGGTATTTCTATGCCTATAATTTCGCAGTTTCTTTCTCTAATGGGCTTAATGATTTTGCTTGTGCTTAATCTGCATCACTGGATGCTGCTTTTTGTCGACCACTCTTTAAAAACAGTGCCTCTAGGCGGTTTTATGATGAGTAAAGATCTGTTTCACTACATTATGCATGCGACATCAAACATGTTTTTGGTGGGTTTTATTATTGCTTTTCCTGTAATTGCTCTTTCATGGCTGGCTGATGTCATATTTGGAATGCTCATGAAAACAATGCCGCAGTTTAATCTTCTGGTTATCGGGTTTCCTATAAAAATCATGGTGGCATTTGTCGTACTGATAGCAACATTTACTGCAATCATGCTGATACTCAAAGGAGAAATTCAAGAAGCATTTAACTCTCTGGAAATACTTTTTTAG
- the gmk gene encoding guanylate kinase produces MSAIHGAVLVLSGPSGAGKSSLIHKIIDDIGECYFSISTTTRPMREGEVDGVDYYFVDEEEFKKEIEEDQFLEYAVVHGNYYGTSLKPVKKALSEGKLVIFDIDVQGNSAINSRLGDITTSVFITPPTLSELKRRLQNRQTDALEVIERRIQMARREIQRVSEYEYLLINDDLDAAAEKLRLIATVARFKKSNEEINKFVQKWEDL; encoded by the coding sequence ATGAGTGCTATTCATGGAGCAGTTTTGGTTCTTTCCGGTCCAAGCGGGGCGGGGAAAAGTTCTTTAATTCATAAAATTATCGATGATATCGGTGAATGTTATTTTTCCATATCTACAACAACACGACCTATGCGGGAGGGAGAAGTTGATGGTGTAGATTATTATTTTGTGGATGAAGAAGAGTTTAAAAAAGAGATAGAAGAAGATCAGTTTTTAGAGTATGCCGTTGTACATGGGAATTACTACGGAACTTCACTCAAACCGGTTAAAAAAGCGCTCTCTGAAGGAAAACTGGTTATTTTTGACATAGATGTGCAGGGAAACAGTGCAATTAACAGTCGACTCGGAGATATTACAACTTCTGTTTTTATTACGCCACCGACGCTGAGTGAATTGAAAAGAAGACTGCAAAACAGACAGACAGATGCACTAGAGGTGATAGAACGCAGGATTCAAATGGCCAGACGCGAAATTCAGAGAGTCTCTGAGTATGAATATCTTTTGATAAATGATGATTTGGATGCTGCTGCCGAAAAACTGCGTCTTATTGCAACGGTTGCAAGATTTAAAAAATCAAATGAAGAGATTAACAAATTTGTCCAGAAATGGGAAGATTTGTAA
- a CDS encoding Sec-independent protein translocase subunit TatA/TatB, whose amino-acid sequence MGMPSGTELLIIFGIIVLLFGAKKIPDLAKGLGKGIKNFKAEMKEVDEVEVETPKKVEKSDEVASAESTPKSTTQA is encoded by the coding sequence ATGGGAATGCCTAGTGGAACTGAACTACTGATAATCTTCGGAATTATCGTTTTATTATTTGGAGCAAAAAAGATACCTGATTTAGCAAAAGGTCTCGGAAAAGGAATCAAAAACTTCAAAGCAGAAATGAAAGAGGTTGATGAAGTAGAAGTTGAAACACCGAAAAAAGTTGAAAAAAGTGATGAAGTAGCTTCTGCTGAATCAACTCCAAAATCTACAACACAAGCCTAA
- the argS gene encoding arginine--tRNA ligase: protein MKQRVSALLREKIGREVVLEKPRDRSFGHFATPIAFSLAKELRKSPMVIADELASSFEESEVFSKVEAVKGYLNFRLSEDFLAEYASWALENPAEFAKQEKNQKILLEFVSANPTGPLHIGHARGAVYGDTLYRLAKHLGYDITAEYYVNDAGNQIDLLGLSIQLYARDHLLDETVEYPESYYRGEYLDALARDAMEKFGREIFYDASRQKELALWAKDEVMKIIVKDLGDLNIFFDTFVYESTLYADWGRVMQKMGDGIYEKDGKLWIASEAKGDEKDRVVVREDGRPTYLAGDIVYHNQKFERGYDHYINIWGADHHGYIARVKAAIEYLGYDSNKLEVLLSQMVSLLKDGEPYKMSKRAGNVILMSDIVEEIGADALRFIFASKKSDTALEFDLAEFKKQDSSNPIFYIQYAHARIQTLLSKATVSKEDIANASLKNLGENADTLLFDALLLPEIIEDAFNTRQVQKLTDYLKSLAASLHKFYYDVRMIGTEDEAKLLKLMLMVALSIKTGLSLMGIAAKDKMSKEEA from the coding sequence TTGAAACAACGTGTATCGGCGTTATTACGCGAAAAAATAGGTCGTGAAGTTGTTTTAGAAAAGCCACGTGACCGTTCCTTTGGTCATTTTGCTACTCCTATAGCATTTTCTTTGGCAAAAGAACTCAGAAAATCTCCGATGGTCATTGCGGATGAACTGGCTTCATCTTTTGAAGAGAGTGAAGTCTTTTCCAAAGTAGAGGCTGTCAAAGGCTATCTGAATTTTCGTTTAAGTGAAGATTTTTTGGCTGAGTATGCTTCCTGGGCTTTAGAGAATCCTGCAGAGTTTGCAAAACAAGAAAAAAACCAAAAAATACTTTTAGAATTTGTCAGTGCAAATCCAACCGGACCGCTGCATATCGGACATGCAAGAGGTGCTGTTTACGGCGATACTCTGTACCGTTTGGCAAAACATCTCGGATATGATATAACAGCCGAATATTATGTAAATGATGCCGGCAACCAGATTGATCTGCTTGGGCTTTCTATTCAGCTTTATGCAAGAGATCATCTTTTGGATGAAACGGTAGAGTATCCTGAGAGTTATTACCGCGGAGAGTATCTGGATGCACTTGCCCGTGATGCAATGGAAAAATTCGGCAGAGAAATTTTTTATGATGCATCCCGGCAAAAAGAGTTGGCGCTTTGGGCAAAAGATGAAGTGATGAAAATCATTGTCAAAGATTTGGGTGATTTGAATATTTTCTTTGACACTTTTGTGTATGAATCAACTTTGTATGCTGACTGGGGCAGAGTGATGCAGAAAATGGGCGATGGCATTTATGAAAAAGATGGCAAACTCTGGATAGCTTCAGAGGCTAAAGGTGATGAAAAAGACAGAGTTGTTGTTCGTGAAGACGGTCGCCCGACTTATCTTGCCGGCGATATAGTATATCACAATCAAAAATTTGAACGCGGGTATGATCATTATATCAATATCTGGGGAGCGGATCACCACGGATACATTGCCCGTGTGAAAGCGGCCATTGAGTATTTAGGGTATGATTCAAACAAACTTGAGGTACTGCTTTCGCAGATGGTAAGTCTTTTAAAAGACGGCGAGCCCTATAAAATGAGTAAACGTGCCGGCAATGTCATACTTATGAGTGATATAGTCGAAGAGATAGGTGCAGATGCTCTGCGTTTTATTTTTGCATCAAAAAAGAGCGATACCGCACTCGAATTTGATTTGGCAGAGTTTAAAAAACAGGACAGCTCGAATCCTATATTTTATATTCAATATGCACATGCACGCATTCAGACACTGCTCTCTAAAGCAACTGTGTCCAAAGAGGATATTGCAAATGCAAGTTTGAAAAACCTTGGAGAAAATGCAGATACACTGTTGTTTGATGCACTTTTACTGCCTGAAATCATTGAAGATGCTTTTAACACAAGACAGGTGCAGAAATTAACTGATTATCTAAAGTCACTTGCAGCTTCTTTGCATAAGTTTTATTATGATGTGCGAATGATTGGTACAGAAGATGAGGCAAAGCTTTTAAAGCTTATGCTGATGGTTGCCTTGAGTATAAAAACAGGACTTTCACTGATGGGTATTGCAGCCAAAGATAAAATGTCCAAAGAAGAGGCATAG
- a CDS encoding L,D-transpeptidase family protein, with the protein MIKSFLITASLSIFLFSSQQIVLVVANDMNSSSAKLECYEGSNRVFQTMRVNLGKNGLGWGVESEAFQKKPDEALKYEGDKKAPAGIFKLTDIFGYSPKGKYALPYLYADTNLICVDDTDANFYNQIIMANGDEKSFEYMRRKDNQYKLGIVVGYNKQARKGRGSCIFIHIQRAPNTPTVGCTSMSEKDIKKILNWLDKKKNPVLVQIPKKSAKEVLQLYPQLKNSKLLK; encoded by the coding sequence ATGATAAAAAGTTTCTTAATTACAGCAAGTTTATCAATTTTCTTGTTTTCTTCCCAGCAAATAGTGCTCGTTGTTGCCAATGATATGAACAGCTCATCAGCAAAACTCGAATGTTATGAGGGTTCAAACAGAGTTTTTCAGACGATGAGAGTCAATTTGGGGAAAAACGGATTAGGCTGGGGTGTAGAAAGTGAAGCGTTTCAAAAAAAGCCTGATGAAGCGTTGAAATATGAGGGTGACAAAAAAGCACCCGCAGGGATTTTCAAACTTACAGACATTTTTGGTTATTCCCCAAAAGGCAAATATGCTCTGCCTTATCTTTATGCAGACACAAACCTGATATGTGTTGATGATACAGATGCAAACTTTTACAATCAAATCATTATGGCAAACGGAGATGAAAAAAGTTTTGAATATATGAGACGCAAGGATAATCAGTATAAGCTGGGTATAGTCGTTGGCTATAACAAACAGGCGCGCAAAGGAAGAGGTTCCTGTATTTTTATACACATACAACGCGCTCCAAACACTCCGACAGTAGGCTGTACCTCAATGAGTGAAAAAGATATAAAAAAGATTCTCAACTGGCTTGATAAAAAGAAAAATCCTGTTCTCGTGCAGATTCCAAAGAAGTCTGCCAAAGAGGTATTACAACTCTATCCGCAGCTCAAAAACTCAAAACTGCTCAAATAA
- a CDS encoding acyl-CoA acyltransferase — MSLKIKQATAEDASFLAQMILQSSRAGKKKGLFDVLFGTDNDTEVLEKLQKLTQTQAKSHCHYKNFLIAQMDGKSVGSLCSYEPRIATKEAFEEALKEIGCGDEIQKPLEVVYECSFNTSKSRLMFDFMEELEGFIDVGVLKALMQKSLLTARLKGYSIVQTVIEIGSLEAELFYKRLGFEIVDKKECDAYREIFGRAGVMLLAMEF; from the coding sequence ATGAGTCTTAAAATAAAACAGGCTACGGCTGAAGATGCTTCTTTTTTAGCACAAATGATTTTACAAAGTTCACGAGCGGGGAAAAAGAAGGGTCTTTTTGATGTGCTCTTCGGGACAGATAATGATACAGAAGTTTTGGAAAAACTACAAAAGCTTACACAGACACAAGCGAAAAGCCATTGCCATTACAAAAATTTTTTGATAGCGCAAATGGACGGAAAGAGTGTGGGAAGCCTATGCAGCTATGAGCCCAGAATTGCAACAAAAGAGGCTTTTGAAGAGGCCCTCAAAGAGATAGGTTGCGGTGATGAGATTCAAAAACCGTTGGAAGTTGTGTATGAATGCAGTTTTAACACAAGCAAAAGCAGATTGATGTTTGATTTTATGGAAGAGCTTGAGGGGTTTATTGATGTGGGCGTACTCAAGGCATTAATGCAAAAAAGCCTGCTCACTGCTAGACTCAAGGGCTATAGCATCGTACAGACAGTTATAGAAATCGGTTCATTGGAAGCAGAACTTTTTTATAAAAGACTCGGTTTTGAAATTGTCGATAAAAAAGAGTGTGATGCTTACAGAGAAATTTTTGGCAGAGCCGGTGTTATGCTTCTGGCTATGGAATTTTAA
- a CDS encoding Na+/H+ antiporter NhaC family protein translates to MALYTKNIILSLSGGILLGLFFLHGFSLLATADATVALFFSLLGEGWILKTLAFAVLVGSVMELMQKSGGINGFVSFMTQKTRLVRSPRSALLVSYFIGVIIFIESSITALIAGAVGRPLCDKEKVPHAKLAFVCDSTSAPVSSLIVLNGWGALLLGLIATQVQTGTISGDNVDILLHSVAYNFYAMSALVVTFLAVWFNIDIGAMKKAKPSLDKPALHVNAQANMSYMILPIFLMIAFVFLFLAMTGNGDMFKGSGSSAIFYTMLATLFVMFVYYIGTKNMSVTTYTKSAVNGAKKLFPIAVILLFAFAIGKVTVDLKTGEYLASLANESLSLFLLSGVIFLLSSIISFSTGTSWGTFSIMIPIAVPMAVGMDADVALAIGAVISGGVFGDHCSPISDTTIISSLASDCEVIEHVKTQLPYALISGLVAFALFILFGFMTPGSS, encoded by the coding sequence TTGGCACTATATACCAAAAACATTATACTCTCTTTATCTGGCGGTATACTTTTAGGACTTTTCTTTCTGCATGGTTTTTCACTTCTTGCAACGGCTGATGCTACAGTTGCACTCTTTTTCTCTTTGTTGGGTGAAGGGTGGATACTCAAAACACTGGCTTTTGCGGTACTTGTCGGAAGTGTTATGGAGTTGATGCAAAAAAGCGGAGGCATTAACGGATTTGTCTCTTTTATGACCCAAAAAACAAGACTTGTCAGATCCCCACGTTCTGCTTTGCTTGTGAGTTATTTTATCGGGGTCATAATTTTTATAGAATCTTCTATAACTGCTTTGATAGCCGGAGCTGTTGGCAGACCGCTTTGTGACAAAGAAAAAGTACCGCATGCAAAACTCGCTTTTGTCTGTGACTCCACCTCTGCGCCTGTCAGTTCTTTAATTGTACTTAACGGCTGGGGTGCACTCCTTTTGGGGTTGATTGCAACCCAGGTACAGACAGGCACCATCTCAGGGGACAATGTTGATATACTGCTGCACAGTGTTGCCTATAATTTTTATGCCATGAGTGCCTTAGTCGTCACTTTTTTGGCAGTATGGTTTAACATAGACATCGGGGCGATGAAAAAGGCAAAACCTTCTTTAGACAAACCTGCTTTACATGTAAACGCTCAAGCCAATATGAGCTATATGATCCTGCCGATATTTTTGATGATTGCATTTGTATTTCTGTTTTTGGCAATGACAGGTAATGGTGATATGTTTAAGGGGAGTGGTTCAAGTGCTATTTTTTATACGATGCTGGCAACACTCTTTGTAATGTTTGTCTACTACATCGGTACGAAAAACATGTCGGTTACAACCTATACAAAGAGTGCTGTCAACGGTGCCAAAAAGCTTTTCCCAATTGCTGTGATACTGCTTTTTGCTTTTGCCATAGGAAAGGTGACGGTTGACTTGAAAACAGGAGAATATCTGGCTTCACTTGCCAATGAGTCTTTGAGTCTGTTTCTTTTAAGCGGAGTAATATTTTTGCTCAGCAGCATCATCTCTTTTTCCACAGGTACATCCTGGGGAACTTTCAGTATTATGATACCTATTGCCGTACCGATGGCTGTGGGGATGGATGCTGATGTGGCTTTGGCAATAGGAGCGGTTATCAGCGGCGGCGTTTTTGGGGACCACTGTTCCCCCATTTCAGATACGACGATTATCTCCT